In Desulfatibacillum aliphaticivorans DSM 15576, the genomic stretch CGGAAACCGCGCAACTACAGGCAGGGCAAGCCCTGCGGCTACAATACGCGAGGAGACCTCGCTGCTGCACCCGGGAAGACCCCGTAACTACAAGCGCGGGAACCGCGCAACTACGAAAAATGGTTTCGACTTGCTTTTTACGGCCGTCGACAACTCCGGCTTTGAAATAGTGAATAGGCCACACTAAATGTGCTTGCGCACCCTGGCAGGATACTGCTCTGCCAAGGCCACTCAACGAAAAAATGCGGGGAGACCCCGCAACTACAAACCAGGGCAGGCGCGGAGGCCTGCCCTATGAATCACCCGATTAGAATTCCCGGGGTTTGCAGATGATCTCGCGGATTTTCATATCAAAGACATGGGACTGGCCCGCCGGTTTGATCACCAGGGCCGAGTCCGCGCCGCGCCCCGAGCCTCCCACGGCAATGATGTCCGCGCCCGTGAGCGCGCCGCCGTCGGTCGCCATGATGCTTACTTCCACGGCCACCTTGGGGCCCTGGCCGAAGAGCTTGAGGGTGTCGGCCATAATCAGCACGGGGCACAGGCCTCCGCCGTACTTGTTCAGAAGGGAGCGCTCCACGCCGGACAGGGCGTGGGTGGCGGAAATCACCCGGACGCCTTTGCTTTCCAGGTCCTGCTTGATTTCCTCTTTCATCACGGACACAAAGGGGGTGGTGAACCCACAGTGGTAGGTGACCGCCGTGATCTTCATGCCCTTGCAGATTTCCAGGGCTGCGTAGGCGGTGTCGCCCTTGCTGGAGGCCAGGACGATTTCGTTGACGCCCAATTCCTGGGCGCGCTTATAAGCTGCTTCCAGAGTCGCTTTTGTGTTTTCTTTTCCGGGTGCGTTGAAATACATGATATAAACCTCCTTGCATTGACTTTGGGGTGCAACATCTTTTCAAGGACTATTTTAAAACCCTGTTTTTGTCAAAGCAATTGACCTTGCCTTCCAAAAGATTAATATTGTTGGGAGAATTCAAGGTTGGGGAGACCTTCATGACGGAAAACCTGATTATCCACGTAGACATGGACGCGTTTTACGCCTCCGTGGAGCTCTTGGATAACCCGGAATTAAGGGGCCAATGCGTGATTGTGGGAGGAGCGAGCAATCGCGGCGTGGTATGCTCCGCCTCCTACGAGGCCAGAAAACTTGGCGTGCGTTCGGCCATGCCCATTGTCACGGCCAGGAAGCTCTGCCCAAAGGGCGTTTTTCTGCCGGTGAGGAGAGCCCGCTACCAGGAGATATCCCGCAAGGTTTTTGAAATCTTCCATCAATACACACCGCTTGTGGAGCCTATTTCCCTGGACGAGGCGTTCATGGACGTCACCTCCTCCACCCGTCTTTTCGGGTCCGGGGAGGAAATCGCCGCCAATATCCGCAGGCAGATAGAATCATCCCTGGGCATCACAGCTTCCGCAGGAATCGCCAAAAACAAGCTGGTCGCCAAGATCGCCTCGGACCTGTGCAAGCCCAACGGCCTGTTGGTCGTGCCTGCGGATAAAACCCAGGATTTTTTGGATCCCCTGCCCATATCCCGGTTGTGGGGCGTGGGGCCTGCTTCCCGAGACAAATTACGCAGTCTGGGCGTGAAGACGATTCACGACGTCAGAAAACTGACCCAGGAAATGCTTTCCGCCAATTTCGGCAGGAACGGCGAAGTCATATACGCCTTCGCCCGAGGCATGGACGACCGCCCCGTGGAACCGCCGGGCGCGGCCAAGTC encodes the following:
- a CDS encoding DNA polymerase IV, which translates into the protein MTENLIIHVDMDAFYASVELLDNPELRGQCVIVGGASNRGVVCSASYEARKLGVRSAMPIVTARKLCPKGVFLPVRRARYQEISRKVFEIFHQYTPLVEPISLDEAFMDVTSSTRLFGSGEEIAANIRRQIESSLGITASAGIAKNKLVAKIASDLCKPNGLLVVPADKTQDFLDPLPISRLWGVGPASRDKLRSLGVKTIHDVRKLTQEMLSANFGRNGEVIYAFARGMDDRPVEPPGAAKSIGREITFDHNVYTLEEAYKWMLFLSERVARRMRKEEATGRTVNIKVKYADFVQVTRSVTLESPTDDPGEIYTHAKKLLQKTLVGSKAVRLLGVTLSQLVTPGQAWQPGLFDDPTASERKRKLNQALDGIWDRFGSGTVEPAALVTDVAKHNLR
- a CDS encoding pyruvate kinase alpha/beta domain-containing protein, producing the protein MYFNAPGKENTKATLEAAYKRAQELGVNEIVLASSKGDTAYAALEICKGMKITAVTYHCGFTTPFVSVMKEEIKQDLESKGVRVISATHALSGVERSLLNKYGGGLCPVLIMADTLKLFGQGPKVAVEVSIMATDGGALTGADIIAVGGSGRGADSALVIKPAGQSHVFDMKIREIICKPREF